The Desulfomonilaceae bacterium genome window below encodes:
- a CDS encoding radical SAM protein, with product MKIALVIPGISSESERSFYDFKFGTRFILSRKHISYLLAIPTLISLTPPQHEIRVFDQNIEEIDYSWEADLVGITVRTMFATRAYEISENFRARGMKTILGGIHPSMCPEDALQHCDSVAIGEAEEIWHSVLQDAEKGELKRIYKAEKFADLTAFPIPDRSSLSKKQYLLDIVQTTKGCPFHCEFCSVHAFDGQRIRSKTVEQVIREIQGIDSFHATYKKKTSIFFADDNIIADKAFSKELFLALQPYNINWMCQASINISRETDLLELMRNSGCGAIFIGFESISKENLAMMHKGINQRYEYIEAIKKIQSYGMLVHSSFILGYDFDTQQTFDELINFIQESNLLMPLINILTPLPGTMLYKRLEKEGRILDKDWSKYDTQHVVFIPARMSPDDLLQGYRKVVKSVYSFDSILTKLRYYWDADFWKRSNRADPVKFTYRLLFAVRLATLLSFSDRDRSRFIMKILPHVFDKRVRVSTILALMNNNDFAHSL from the coding sequence ATGAAAATAGCCTTAGTAATTCCAGGAATCAGCTCTGAATCTGAAAGAAGTTTCTATGATTTTAAGTTTGGAACCAGATTTATCCTTTCCAGAAAACATATTTCCTATCTTCTTGCTATCCCAACTCTGATATCACTAACTCCGCCACAACACGAAATCCGGGTATTCGACCAAAATATCGAAGAGATAGACTATTCATGGGAGGCAGATCTTGTAGGCATTACGGTTAGGACGATGTTTGCCACCAGAGCCTATGAGATATCGGAGAACTTCCGGGCCAGAGGGATGAAAACGATCTTAGGTGGGATACATCCTTCAATGTGTCCTGAAGACGCCCTTCAACATTGTGATAGCGTCGCCATCGGTGAGGCTGAAGAGATTTGGCATTCGGTCCTGCAGGATGCCGAAAAAGGCGAATTGAAGAGGATCTACAAAGCGGAGAAGTTCGCCGATCTCACTGCATTTCCCATCCCCGACAGGTCGTCACTTTCTAAAAAGCAATACCTGTTGGACATTGTTCAGACAACAAAAGGCTGTCCGTTCCACTGCGAATTCTGCTCCGTTCACGCATTTGATGGACAGAGGATTAGAAGCAAAACCGTTGAGCAGGTGATTCGGGAAATTCAGGGTATAGACAGTTTTCATGCCACATATAAGAAGAAAACCTCTATATTTTTTGCCGACGACAATATCATAGCCGACAAGGCATTTTCCAAGGAACTTTTTCTCGCTCTCCAGCCATACAACATCAACTGGATGTGTCAGGCGTCTATTAACATCTCACGGGAGACTGACTTACTCGAATTAATGAGAAATAGCGGGTGTGGGGCAATTTTTATCGGCTTTGAATCAATATCCAAAGAGAACCTAGCAATGATGCACAAGGGGATTAATCAACGATATGAATATATTGAAGCAATCAAAAAAATACAATCCTACGGGATGCTGGTTCACAGCTCATTTATCCTGGGATACGATTTTGATACCCAACAAACTTTTGATGAACTCATAAATTTTATTCAGGAATCAAATCTCCTCATGCCCTTGATCAACATTCTCACTCCATTGCCAGGTACAATGTTGTATAAACGCCTTGAAAAAGAGGGACGGATCCTGGATAAAGACTGGAGCAAATATGACACGCAACATGTTGTATTTATACCTGCCAGGATGTCTCCGGATGATCTGTTGCAAGGGTACAGGAAGGTCGTGAAATCAGTCTATTCTTTTGACTCGATATTGACAAAGCTGCGCTACTATTGGGACGCTGACTTCTGGAAACGTTCCAACCGGGCGGATCCGGTAAAGTTCACTTACCGCCTTCTATTTGCGGTTAGACTCGCTACGTTACTGTCTTTCAGTGACAGGGACCGCTCAAGGTTTATCATGAAAATACTGCCCCACGTGTTTGACAAACGAGTACGAGTATCCACCATCCTTGCATTGATGAACAACAATGATTTTGCTCACAGCCTTTGA
- a CDS encoding AF1514 family protein, with product MTNCKHLTKEMLSHPVQMRVDDMRLNFCSAKAIADRKAHEMSSDPMLLAWFDRNSGKFSPDTICCDREKPSWLVYAESRGADISVDINDQDYVFVYKSAFE from the coding sequence ATGACTAATTGCAAACATTTAACAAAAGAAATGCTGAGTCATCCGGTTCAAATGCGGGTAGATGATATGCGTTTGAATTTTTGCAGCGCCAAAGCCATTGCAGATCGTAAGGCGCATGAAATGTCTTCGGATCCGATGCTGTTGGCGTGGTTTGACAGGAACAGTGGAAAATTTTCACCCGACACAATATGCTGCGATCGAGAGAAACCGAGCTGGCTAGTGTACGCTGAATCACGTGGTGCAGATATTTCTGTTGACATCAACGATCAGGATTACGTTTTCGTGTACAAGTCCGCTTTTGAATAA
- a CDS encoding ATP-binding protein, whose amino-acid sequence MEFQSLLSRTIPKTIKIDLQLNGDLELAQADSSQVMQILMNLGVNARDAMPDGGTLTVQTRNEQLNEEYCRSHLGARPGIYVTLSVSDTGIGMDKQTLSHIFEPFFTTKEVGKGTGLGLAIVYGIVKQHAGYITCYSEPGHGTTFKIYFPAAEIGKDTVFPITNSAVQRGNETILLVDDDEGVRDWGKELLSSFGYTILTAVNGKEALEIYLTEKERISLVILDRIMPEMDGKQCLAEILDVDPNARVLISSGYPTKGLSGDSDGSGSSGFVEKPYDASQLLKMVRDVLDKS is encoded by the coding sequence GTGGAATTCCAGTCACTCTTGTCTCGCACCATTCCGAAAACAATCAAGATCGATCTCCAGCTAAACGGTGACTTGGAACTGGCGCAAGCCGATTCATCTCAGGTTATGCAAATTCTCATGAATCTTGGGGTGAACGCTAGAGACGCTATGCCTGATGGCGGAACATTGACGGTCCAAACTAGAAATGAACAATTGAATGAAGAATATTGCCGAAGTCATTTGGGAGCCAGACCAGGAATTTATGTGACGCTAAGCGTTTCTGACACTGGGATTGGTATGGACAAACAAACTTTGTCTCATATTTTTGAGCCGTTTTTCACGACCAAGGAGGTAGGGAAAGGGACTGGTCTAGGGCTGGCAATCGTCTACGGTATTGTCAAACAACATGCTGGGTACATCACTTGTTACAGCGAACCGGGGCATGGCACTACCTTCAAGATTTATTTCCCTGCGGCTGAGATTGGTAAAGATACTGTGTTTCCAATCACAAACTCGGCTGTCCAAAGAGGCAATGAGACTATCCTGCTAGTGGACGACGACGAAGGAGTGCGTGACTGGGGTAAAGAACTCCTGAGCAGTTTTGGTTACACGATTCTCACTGCTGTTAACGGGAAAGAGGCCCTCGAAATATACCTGACGGAAAAAGAAAGAATTTCATTGGTAATATTGGACCGGATAATGCCGGAAATGGACGGTAAGCAGTGTCTGGCCGAGATTCTTGATGTAGATCCTAATGCTAGGGTCCTGATCTCAAGTGGTTATCCCACCAAAGGACTATCTGGAGACTCAGACGGTTCTGGTTCGAGCGGATTCGTGGAAAAACCGTATGATGCAAGCCAACTCCTGAAAATGGTCCGTGACGTTTTGGACAAAAGTTGA
- a CDS encoding ankyrin repeat domain-containing protein, giving the protein MSKRMWILALLGFMALAGSSIVSNYMYKDRVLIKAVLEGDAQEAKHLLDQGCDVHIKATNGATALMAASSKGDIAMTKLLVEHGADVNDRCDKGITALLDAVSRGHLEIAQILLTAKADPNIRDKTGMNPITEVAAQGNVDALDMLVRHGAKLNEKGPKGLTVLMLAIRNGKTQSVEALLRNGADPNATDNEGFTPLMHATVEGSQRAVELLLKSGSDVNAKDNSGGTALMMASHEGHTDIVKLLAENGADMNAREKSGKTALAMAKLRGNVATISILESYGARE; this is encoded by the coding sequence ATGTCGAAAAGAATGTGGATATTGGCTCTCCTTGGGTTTATGGCTTTAGCCGGCAGTTCCATTGTTTCAAATTATATGTACAAGGACAGGGTGCTTATAAAGGCTGTTTTGGAAGGGGACGCGCAGGAAGCCAAACACCTTCTCGATCAAGGCTGTGATGTGCATATCAAGGCTACAAACGGAGCTACCGCTCTTATGGCAGCGTCCAGCAAGGGCGATATTGCGATGACAAAACTGCTTGTGGAGCACGGGGCAGATGTGAACGATAGGTGTGACAAGGGTATCACTGCCTTGCTTGACGCTGTTTCCAGGGGGCATCTGGAGATTGCGCAAATTTTGCTGACTGCGAAGGCGGACCCCAATATTCGTGATAAGACGGGAATGAACCCAATCACTGAAGTTGCGGCGCAAGGAAACGTTGATGCTTTAGACATGCTTGTCAGGCATGGGGCAAAGCTGAATGAAAAAGGCCCTAAAGGTCTCACCGTACTGATGTTGGCGATTCGTAACGGTAAAACTCAATCCGTGGAGGCTCTACTGCGAAACGGGGCAGACCCTAACGCTACTGACAATGAGGGATTCACGCCACTGATGCACGCTACGGTAGAGGGATCTCAGAGAGCAGTGGAGTTACTTTTAAAAAGCGGCTCAGATGTAAACGCAAAGGACAATTCAGGAGGCACGGCGCTTATGATGGCGTCTCACGAAGGCCATACCGATATAGTAAAACTGCTTGCTGAAAACGGAGCGGACATGAACGCGAGGGAGAAGTCAGGCAAGACCGCTCTGGCTATGGCTAAGTTGCGAGGTAACGTGGCGACTATAAGCATTCTTGAGTCTTATGGGGCAAGGGAATGA
- a CDS encoding NRDE family protein has translation MCLVLLSFKNHPRYRLVLAGNRDEFYDRPTAPADFWEDDPNVVAGRDLKEGGTWMGVTRTGRIAVLTNFRDPSHKKSHAPSRGHVVSDFLKSRETPLKYIQTLVPKAHSYNDFNLLLGDNNQIYFMSNRNGKWRSLAAGIYGLSNHLLDTPWPKVKCGRDAFMRILSQGHQFAADAIFKILADRTQPDDRLLPDTGIGIEWERILAPIFVASSDYGTRSSVILLIDFEDNVIFMERSYDNSDPSQFSERKFEFRVSDPESNNLW, from the coding sequence ATGTGTTTAGTATTACTATCATTTAAAAATCATCCTCGGTATCGGTTGGTTTTGGCCGGGAATAGGGATGAATTTTATGACAGGCCAACAGCGCCCGCAGATTTTTGGGAAGACGATCCAAATGTGGTTGCTGGAAGGGATTTGAAAGAGGGTGGAACATGGATGGGTGTTACCCGGACAGGCCGAATAGCTGTTCTTACTAATTTCCGTGACCCCTCTCACAAAAAAAGCCACGCTCCTTCCCGAGGGCACGTGGTAAGCGATTTCTTAAAGAGTCGGGAAACGCCTCTGAAATACATTCAAACGTTGGTCCCCAAAGCGCACAGTTACAATGATTTTAACTTGTTGTTGGGAGATAACAATCAAATTTATTTTATGTCAAATAGAAATGGGAAGTGGCGGAGTTTGGCAGCGGGAATATACGGCTTGAGTAATCATTTGTTAGATACCCCTTGGCCTAAGGTAAAATGTGGCCGAGACGCATTCATGCGGATCCTTTCACAGGGACATCAGTTTGCCGCTGATGCGATTTTCAAGATTCTTGCTGACAGAACACAACCTGATGATCGACTTCTGCCAGACACAGGAATAGGTATAGAGTGGGAAAGGATTCTTGCGCCGATCTTTGTGGCAAGTTCGGATTACGGTACTCGTTCTTCCGTGATCTTGTTGATTGATTTCGAAGACAACGTTATTTTTATGGAAAGAAGTTATGACAATTCTGATCCTAGCCAGTTCAGTGAAAGAAAATTTGAATTCAGGGTCAGTGATCCTGAAAGCAATAATTTATGGTAA
- a CDS encoding YajD family HNH nuclease, whose translation MSRFPKKSQIATNKSKTGQSKLQVLITEAKRQQELRETTYRDRALKLFPWVCARCGQEFSGKRLKELTVHHKDHNHDNNPPDGSNWELLCERCHDKEHARYLEERESGEFSDGTELEAIIVNTPFIELETLLKDKK comes from the coding sequence ATGAGCCGTTTTCCCAAGAAGTCGCAGATTGCGACAAACAAGTCAAAGACAGGGCAGAGCAAACTGCAAGTCTTAATAACAGAAGCCAAGCGTCAACAAGAGCTTCGGGAGACAACCTACCGTGACCGTGCCCTCAAACTGTTTCCGTGGGTTTGCGCTAGATGTGGGCAAGAGTTCTCTGGAAAGAGATTGAAAGAACTCACTGTTCATCACAAGGATCACAACCACGATAACAATCCTCCGGATGGGAGCAACTGGGAATTACTCTGTGAGCGATGTCATGATAAGGAGCACGCCAGGTATCTGGAGGAGCGGGAATCGGGAGAATTTAGTGACGGCACAGAGTTGGAGGCTATAATTGTTAATACGCCATTCATTGAACTTGAGACTCTACTCAAAGATAAGAAATAA
- a CDS encoding acetate--CoA ligase family protein, whose product MSQLDAIFSPRSVAVVGASTIPGKVGHDIFVNILQGDFQGTLYPVNPRAVHVKSVRAYPSISELPEPVDLAIIVLPPQKALSAVEESAKIGIKGLVIVSAGFREVGREGREIEDRIVSVCRAAGIRMVGPNCLGVINPNPSVRLNASFSTHMPSSGHISFISQSGALCTAVLDFAADRDFGFSKFVSIGNKADVDELELLLYLHNDPETHVIMVYLEELSRGLEFIKTAKMITSGARPTPILVVKSGRTVAGQQAAASHTGSLAGFEAIYDAFFQQTGIIRANSIEDLFNYAAAFSCKKIPVGNRVGIVTNAGGPGIVATDMTVSSGLELAQFSQETIEVLKSHLPTEANVHNPVDVIGDAPQERYESALATVIKDESVDGAIVILTPQSMTNALATAEVIGRIAANTKKPILCCFMGVIDVSAGVKHLQEEGIPVFQFPEQAAQAFGALYQYSRWVNRKFLPQFRLNHDKEKASDIIQRVLSDGRLSMGEIEGGEFLKCYGFEVLPSKIVKTREEARDFAESIQAPVAMKIASPQILHKSDVGGVSLNVCSGNDTMQEFDEILERALQHVPNAEIDGVLVQKMANQQGQEIILGMNRYPLYGSLLMFGLGGIFVEIFKDVVFRMAPIGRNEAHRMVHEIRGIRILEGYRGKPPVDLETLERSLVSLSAMALNHPEINELDINPLMVYEEGKGAVVSDCRIILKLPEGL is encoded by the coding sequence ATGAGCCAACTCGATGCAATTTTCTCTCCTCGGTCCGTGGCCGTTGTGGGCGCTTCCACAATCCCGGGAAAAGTCGGTCACGATATTTTCGTGAACATTCTTCAAGGTGATTTTCAGGGCACGCTGTACCCCGTTAACCCCAGAGCCGTGCATGTGAAAAGCGTTAGAGCCTACCCTTCTATTTCTGAATTGCCTGAGCCGGTAGATTTGGCCATCATCGTACTCCCACCTCAAAAAGCCTTAAGCGCAGTGGAGGAATCCGCAAAAATTGGAATAAAAGGGCTCGTAATAGTTTCGGCAGGTTTTCGAGAGGTCGGCAGAGAAGGTCGCGAGATTGAAGACAGGATAGTAAGTGTGTGCCGAGCCGCCGGAATCCGCATGGTGGGACCCAACTGCCTTGGGGTGATTAACCCCAATCCTTCTGTCAGGCTAAACGCGAGCTTTTCGACGCATATGCCTTCGTCCGGCCACATTTCGTTTATATCTCAGAGCGGGGCGCTCTGTACAGCGGTCCTGGATTTCGCCGCTGACCGTGACTTTGGTTTTTCCAAATTCGTATCAATTGGTAACAAAGCTGATGTTGATGAGCTGGAATTGCTCCTTTATCTGCATAATGATCCAGAAACACACGTTATCATGGTCTATTTAGAGGAACTCAGTCGAGGGTTGGAGTTCATTAAGACCGCCAAAATGATCACTTCCGGCGCTCGTCCGACGCCTATTTTAGTGGTAAAATCCGGAAGGACCGTGGCAGGGCAGCAAGCGGCGGCTTCGCATACTGGCTCGCTCGCGGGTTTTGAAGCTATTTATGACGCCTTTTTCCAGCAAACGGGAATAATCAGAGCTAATTCTATTGAGGATCTGTTCAACTATGCGGCCGCATTCTCATGCAAAAAAATCCCAGTTGGCAATAGGGTAGGAATCGTTACCAACGCGGGTGGCCCGGGCATTGTCGCCACGGATATGACGGTTTCATCCGGCCTCGAATTGGCCCAATTCAGTCAGGAGACTATAGAAGTTCTCAAGAGTCATTTACCTACTGAAGCCAATGTGCATAACCCGGTCGATGTTATTGGGGACGCGCCTCAGGAAAGATACGAAAGCGCTCTCGCAACTGTCATTAAGGATGAATCAGTAGATGGAGCGATAGTTATTCTTACACCTCAATCCATGACCAATGCTCTGGCGACAGCGGAAGTTATCGGCCGGATCGCGGCCAATACTAAGAAACCAATTCTGTGCTGTTTCATGGGCGTCATAGATGTTTCAGCGGGAGTGAAACACCTTCAGGAGGAAGGAATACCAGTCTTTCAGTTTCCGGAGCAGGCTGCCCAAGCGTTCGGGGCTCTCTATCAATATTCTCGCTGGGTTAATCGGAAGTTCTTACCCCAATTCAGGCTTAATCATGACAAGGAAAAGGCGTCGGACATCATCCAACGTGTGCTCTCCGATGGAAGGCTGAGCATGGGAGAAATCGAAGGAGGAGAATTCCTAAAGTGCTATGGATTTGAGGTTCTCCCGTCAAAAATTGTAAAGACCAGGGAAGAAGCCAGAGACTTCGCAGAATCTATCCAGGCTCCGGTAGCTATGAAAATCGCGTCCCCGCAGATCCTTCACAAATCCGATGTAGGTGGCGTTTCGCTTAACGTATGCAGCGGAAATGACACGATGCAAGAATTTGATGAAATTCTCGAAAGAGCGCTGCAACATGTCCCAAATGCAGAAATAGATGGAGTCCTCGTCCAGAAGATGGCAAATCAGCAGGGGCAAGAGATAATTCTCGGCATGAACAGATATCCCCTTTATGGTTCTCTCCTCATGTTTGGGCTTGGGGGAATTTTTGTAGAAATCTTCAAAGACGTTGTTTTCCGCATGGCGCCCATTGGTAGGAACGAAGCCCATAGAATGGTCCATGAAATTAGAGGAATAAGGATACTGGAAGGATATCGAGGCAAACCCCCAGTGGACCTGGAAACTTTGGAGCGGTCACTCGTCAGTCTTTCCGCCATGGCGTTGAATCACCCAGAAATCAATGAACTCGATATAAATCCCCTAATGGTTTATGAGGAGGGCAAAGGAGCAGTAGTTTCAGATTGCCGAATCATATTGAAATTACCGGAGGGACTTTAG
- a CDS encoding carbonic anhydrase: MRKTAFLGVLVAVIFVYIPLVLASEVGSGISADVGINMLKAGNDRFVQGKPSRPNEGPDRRKLTTVKGQTPFASLLSCSDSRVPVEAIFDQGIGDIFVVRVAGNVANVDETASLEYGADHLGTPLLLVLGHTHCGAVTAVVQGAEVHGNISTLVKSIVPAVAQAKKNNPGVSGDALINAAIDANVWQAIEDLFKSSPIISNRVRSGKLKVIGALYNIDTGKVTWMGPHPKQDQFLSASKTNH; encoded by the coding sequence ATGAGAAAGACAGCATTTCTGGGTGTTCTAGTAGCGGTTATCTTTGTTTACATCCCTTTGGTCCTGGCTAGCGAGGTAGGCTCCGGGATTTCCGCCGATGTTGGGATTAACATGCTTAAAGCAGGGAACGACCGTTTTGTCCAAGGTAAACCAAGCCGTCCGAACGAGGGCCCGGACCGTAGAAAGTTAACTACGGTCAAAGGCCAGACTCCGTTTGCAAGCTTATTGTCGTGTTCAGACTCCAGAGTTCCCGTTGAAGCAATTTTTGACCAGGGGATAGGAGACATATTCGTTGTAAGGGTGGCCGGCAATGTGGCAAATGTGGACGAAACAGCGTCTTTGGAGTATGGAGCCGATCATCTGGGCACACCTCTTTTATTGGTATTGGGACACACCCATTGCGGCGCAGTCACGGCTGTTGTGCAGGGAGCAGAAGTCCATGGCAATATTTCAACTCTTGTCAAGAGCATTGTCCCGGCTGTCGCTCAGGCCAAAAAGAACAACCCCGGCGTTTCGGGAGATGCGTTGATCAACGCTGCAATCGACGCAAACGTTTGGCAGGCGATCGAAGATCTTTTTAAATCAAGCCCCATAATTTCCAACAGAGTAAGAAGTGGGAAATTGAAGGTCATCGGGGCACTGTACAATATCGACACTGGTAAAGTGACATGGATGGGACCTCATCCGAAACAGGACCAATTTCTGTCAGCCTCAAAAACCAATCACTAG
- a CDS encoding PAS domain S-box protein, translating into MTDSSGKTLATNRQRFVRLCWLLGGLLTILSCFVSYLLIRVYDSSSSLAEASLRSFSQESRTDRSILNEYFEQRISDIETLLNCRALKVYYQNKALGMRMEYGLTVAVAEITDEFERFQRNVRAGNSPVFDQIIFFDTKEKRVVAETLSSSNATGLDDEELGKIVETLGKTSPFCVIDSGLQPAVFVFKRFTYKDQERGCLLMRLNLGTLESRVQFHGSPATDEFKGITDSRGVLIKGPKDLLGKKLFELLGISPTLLSGSEVVETHCGGLGSAKDSFVVCGGEIPNTPLWLVNVAPRSKYLGGYTASLWGMVFAALVGGLAIMAIAIFKSLAEQSRTYKKLEEARDNLDIRVRERTTELAETNLQLQREINERKRTVEYQRLLATAVEQAAEGIVITDTNGTIEYVNPAFETITGYPRDEAIGQNSRLLQSGRQERKFYTELWDTIGRGEVWRGQFVNRKKDGTLYREDAVISPVKDPTGRILNYVAVKHDRTLEIELQHQLFWAQKMESIGTLAGGIAHDFNNILQVILGYAELTLKLQQQDQKYYKNAEKIYQAGKRGADLVKSLLTFGRKAKQSYALSI; encoded by the coding sequence ATGACTGATAGCTCGGGAAAGACTCTGGCAACAAATCGACAAAGGTTCGTGAGATTGTGCTGGCTCTTGGGTGGGCTGTTGACGATTCTTTCCTGTTTCGTGTCTTATCTGTTGATTCGAGTTTACGATTCTTCAAGTTCACTTGCAGAAGCGAGCCTTCGTTCTTTTTCTCAAGAAAGCAGGACCGACCGTTCCATACTGAACGAGTACTTCGAACAACGAATCAGTGACATTGAGACACTTTTGAACTGCAGGGCTCTCAAGGTCTATTATCAAAACAAGGCGCTGGGAATGCGTATGGAATATGGGCTGACCGTAGCCGTGGCCGAAATAACGGACGAGTTTGAAAGATTTCAGAGGAACGTGCGGGCCGGAAATAGCCCAGTCTTCGATCAGATAATCTTTTTTGACACAAAGGAGAAACGAGTCGTAGCGGAGACTCTTTCGTCATCCAATGCGACGGGGTTAGACGATGAAGAATTGGGGAAAATTGTAGAAACCTTAGGGAAAACATCTCCTTTTTGTGTGATCGATTCAGGCCTGCAGCCGGCAGTGTTTGTTTTCAAGAGGTTTACTTACAAAGATCAGGAAAGAGGCTGCTTACTAATGAGACTGAATCTAGGGACCCTTGAAAGCCGGGTTCAGTTCCACGGTTCTCCGGCCACTGATGAATTCAAAGGGATTACAGATTCAAGAGGCGTTTTGATTAAAGGTCCAAAAGATCTTTTAGGAAAGAAGCTTTTCGAACTACTCGGGATTTCGCCGACTTTGTTATCTGGATCTGAGGTAGTAGAGACCCATTGCGGTGGGTTGGGATCTGCGAAAGACTCTTTTGTTGTTTGTGGTGGAGAGATACCTAACACACCGTTGTGGTTAGTGAATGTGGCGCCAAGGTCTAAATATCTGGGTGGATATACCGCTTCGCTATGGGGAATGGTATTTGCGGCTTTGGTGGGAGGACTTGCTATAATGGCAATCGCCATTTTCAAAAGCCTGGCGGAACAATCCAGGACATACAAAAAACTGGAAGAAGCTCGTGACAATTTGGATATTCGGGTCCGGGAAAGGACCACTGAACTTGCTGAAACCAATCTGCAACTTCAAAGAGAGATCAACGAGCGGAAAAGAACAGTAGAGTATCAAAGGCTATTAGCAACCGCTGTAGAGCAAGCGGCGGAAGGTATAGTCATTACTGACACAAACGGAACTATTGAGTATGTAAATCCTGCGTTCGAGACGATTACTGGCTACCCTCGAGACGAAGCCATTGGACAAAACTCACGACTTTTGCAAAGCGGACGTCAGGAACGCAAGTTTTACACAGAGCTTTGGGACACCATCGGACGCGGGGAAGTGTGGAGAGGTCAATTTGTAAATAGGAAAAAGGATGGAACTCTTTATCGGGAAGACGCTGTCATCTCTCCTGTAAAAGACCCGACTGGCAGGATCTTGAACTATGTGGCGGTTAAGCACGACAGAACTCTCGAGATAGAACTGCAACATCAGCTTTTCTGGGCTCAGAAGATGGAAAGTATCGGCACTCTCGCTGGTGGGATAGCCCATGATTTTAACAACATTCTTCAGGTGATCCTTGGCTATGCTGAGTTAACGCTAAAACTTCAACAGCAAGACCAAAAATACTATAAGAACGCTGAAAAAATCTATCAGGCAGGTAAACGGGGCGCTGACCTCGTAAAGAGTCTGCTCACGTTTGGGAGAAAAGCCAAACAAAGCTACGCCCTATCAATTTGA
- a CDS encoding transporter substrate-binding domain-containing protein, translated as MFKTVVTVLVSVIIGLVFTPLTRADLDHIKISGVLRHLGVPYSNFVTGDGDGLDVDILKLYASEIGVRYEHVLTSWETVIGDLSGKRVIPNGDEVEITGETPVKGDIIGNGLTVLPWRKKVINFSDSYFPTAIWVVARADYDLNPIRPTGDPAKDVLLTKNLLKGKQILGIRETCLDPGLYNIQGCVSKYIEGLQLNDLPAAIIKGDCELTLQDAPDALLAIANYPAKIKVIGAITNDQFMAFGISKDSPKLLESFNQFLGKLRDNGKLRELIIKYYPLITGYFPNIGK; from the coding sequence ATGTTTAAAACTGTCGTTACGGTTCTCGTAAGTGTAATTATCGGTTTGGTCTTTACCCCGCTGACCCGAGCGGACTTGGACCACATAAAAATATCAGGCGTCTTGAGGCATCTTGGAGTTCCATATTCGAATTTTGTGACAGGCGACGGGGATGGATTGGATGTGGACATCCTGAAGCTGTACGCATCAGAGATAGGTGTCAGATACGAACACGTGCTCACATCATGGGAAACGGTAATAGGTGACCTTTCCGGAAAGAGGGTGATCCCTAACGGAGATGAAGTGGAAATAACTGGGGAAACTCCTGTAAAGGGTGATATTATAGGAAATGGCTTAACCGTCCTACCTTGGCGAAAGAAGGTAATTAATTTCTCTGACTCATATTTCCCTACGGCTATTTGGGTAGTTGCTCGAGCGGACTACGATCTGAACCCCATTCGGCCGACTGGTGACCCTGCCAAAGATGTACTTCTGACCAAAAATCTCTTGAAAGGAAAACAGATCCTCGGCATTAGAGAAACATGCCTGGATCCGGGTTTGTACAACATACAAGGCTGCGTTTCCAAATACATAGAAGGATTGCAACTCAATGATCTTCCCGCCGCTATCATAAAAGGGGACTGTGAGTTGACCCTTCAGGACGCCCCAGACGCCTTGCTGGCGATCGCAAATTATCCAGCAAAGATAAAAGTCATCGGCGCAATCACCAATGACCAATTCATGGCTTTTGGTATTTCTAAAGATTCACCTAAGCTGTTGGAATCTTTTAATCAGTTCTTGGGCAAATTGAGAGATAACGGCAAGCTTAGAGAACTTATCATTAAATATTATCCCCTGATCACAGGTTATTTCCCTAACATTGGAAAATAA